From Anaerohalosphaera lusitana, one genomic window encodes:
- a CDS encoding MFS transporter, with translation MSTVVVLASLFGLGMCFSLLGSISVKLMPRLEIDQGKFGTLVSIFMFSCLVASLVMGVAVDSVGYKPIALFGFLMTAGCIFYLANSKSYKLITIPCLLLGFGAMAMNVVGNTLAKHVLFGGQNEAAALNLGNVFFGLGLFVTPIVVSFLFQKTTYEKAVASLGVLIIVPAILVFSATFPDKSPGFAFEQAVQLLGNPAVLVSALVLFCYISLEASFCNWLPMFGKDVIKKDAPSMDATAADASAQRLLSLFAIGMMASRLAASFLASKVTIVKDNPAAFFIVGAALVSGILIVAMINTRKTRTAQVLATLAGIAFAPVFPTVVGVTFGKFSSDVHGSVLGIIFAIGLAGAVIAPKAIGNLSRGSSVQKSLKLLVPVCGVLLLLGLAITAVKNPASDSQGDDMADDVQVEQAIDDAEAELPAETE, from the coding sequence ATGAGTACTGTGGTCGTTTTAGCTAGTCTATTTGGGCTTGGCATGTGTTTTTCACTGCTTGGCTCTATTAGTGTTAAATTGATGCCGCGTCTTGAGATTGACCAGGGGAAATTTGGAACGCTGGTTTCGATATTCATGTTCTCCTGCCTTGTTGCTTCATTGGTTATGGGAGTTGCTGTTGATTCGGTAGGCTACAAGCCAATTGCACTGTTTGGTTTTTTGATGACTGCGGGTTGTATCTTTTATCTTGCGAATAGCAAGTCTTACAAGCTAATTACTATCCCTTGTCTGCTTCTCGGATTTGGCGCCATGGCGATGAATGTGGTTGGAAATACGCTTGCTAAGCATGTCCTTTTTGGCGGTCAGAATGAGGCTGCAGCCCTTAATCTGGGGAACGTTTTTTTTGGTCTTGGACTTTTTGTCACACCAATCGTAGTCAGCTTCCTTTTTCAAAAAACGACATATGAAAAAGCAGTTGCATCTCTTGGTGTTTTAATAATTGTGCCTGCTATACTCGTATTCAGTGCAACATTCCCAGATAAATCACCTGGCTTTGCTTTTGAACAAGCTGTGCAGTTACTTGGCAATCCTGCTGTTCTGGTGAGTGCTCTGGTTCTTTTCTGCTATATCAGTCTTGAAGCGTCATTTTGTAATTGGCTTCCTATGTTTGGAAAAGACGTGATCAAAAAGGATGCTCCTTCTATGGATGCTACTGCCGCTGATGCCTCCGCTCAGAGGTTACTATCACTTTTTGCAATCGGTATGATGGCAAGTCGACTCGCCGCAAGTTTTCTTGCGAGTAAAGTTACAATAGTTAAAGATAATCCAGCAGCTTTCTTCATTGTTGGTGCTGCTCTGGTGTCAGGTATTTTGATCGTTGCGATGATAAATACCAGAAAGACAAGGACAGCACAAGTGCTTGCAACATTGGCAGGTATTGCATTTGCGCCTGTATTCCCCACTGTGGTTGGTGTAACTTTTGGGAAATTTAGCTCTGATGTGCATGGGAGTGTATTGGGTATTATATTCGCGATCGGTCTTGCTGGTGCAGTTATAGCACCCAAAGCAATAGGAAATCTTTCGAGGGGCTCATCTGTTCAGAAAAGTCTTAAGCTTTTAGTACCCGTCTGTGGTGTGCTCTTGCTCCTTGGGCTTGCAATTACGGCTGTGAAGAATCCTGCTTCGGATTCGCAGGGCGATGATATGGCTGATGATGTTCAGGTTGAGCAGGCAATTGATGATGCGGAAGCTGAGCTTCCTGCGGAGACCGAGTAA
- a CDS encoding multiheme c-type cytochrome, with amino-acid sequence MTTFLKLQRSAAVVFVCLFALQMRASGAEKIGDEVDGSRSPSVHVIDLYDKEGMKIRPDNDIVLPMSNEQTCSQCHDVEKISKGWHFNWKDPSVDPGRVGQAWILADPETGTQIPLSYRDWPGTYNPDEIGVTMWQFAKLFGRHSPGPMKEDLEGEIDFDARWMVSGELEVNCLACHDNEPGHDQSNYAMEVMRENFHWAAASTLAFTTVKGAAKDMSATYDFLFPEPPLDPKLIEPSISYDEDRFREDGKVFLDVSTEIKNENCYFCHSNFDVHEDMPEKWMHDQDVHLMAGLSCVDCHRNGLGHNIVRGYEGEAEHSDNPLAASSSCEGCHLPSEGEKPKAGRFAAPEPEHAGIPTVHFRELTCTACHSGPWPEDDAYLAMTARANGLGMHGIDKTPGVLPHLYSPVFKENPDGKIGPYKVVYPNFWAYIDGENATPLVPEKVKPIIGEAIAGAKPEQRGSWHQFTDEQVAKALKLLADTTPEGSAAGYVSGGKVFALDKDGELVVEEHGAAKPYGWPIAHNVRPAEQSLGVRGCGDCHETDSPIVFGDIPADTPMVSQQGEAMEMASLQGVDRTHMKLFAMSFVFRPMLKVVTILCSAVIAAVVLFYVLKAFGFVTVKASDDESAI; translated from the coding sequence ATGACGACTTTCTTAAAATTGCAGCGGTCGGCGGCGGTGGTGTTCGTCTGTTTGTTTGCTTTGCAGATGCGGGCGAGCGGTGCCGAGAAGATTGGTGACGAGGTGGACGGCTCACGGAGTCCGTCGGTTCACGTTATCGATCTGTACGATAAAGAGGGCATGAAGATACGGCCGGACAATGATATCGTGCTGCCGATGTCGAATGAGCAGACGTGTTCTCAGTGTCATGACGTCGAGAAGATATCGAAGGGCTGGCACTTCAACTGGAAGGATCCTTCGGTCGATCCGGGCAGGGTCGGTCAGGCGTGGATACTGGCTGATCCTGAGACGGGTACGCAGATACCGCTGTCGTATCGAGACTGGCCTGGGACGTACAATCCGGATGAGATCGGTGTGACGATGTGGCAGTTTGCGAAGCTGTTCGGGCGGCATTCGCCGGGGCCCATGAAAGAGGATCTCGAGGGCGAGATCGATTTCGATGCGAGGTGGATGGTGTCTGGCGAGCTTGAGGTGAACTGTCTGGCGTGTCATGACAATGAACCTGGTCACGATCAGTCGAACTATGCGATGGAAGTTATGAGAGAGAATTTCCACTGGGCGGCTGCATCGACGCTGGCGTTTACGACGGTCAAGGGTGCTGCGAAGGATATGTCGGCGACGTACGACTTTCTTTTCCCTGAGCCTCCGTTGGATCCGAAGTTGATCGAACCTTCAATTTCGTATGACGAGGACCGGTTTCGTGAGGACGGGAAGGTGTTTCTCGATGTCTCGACGGAGATAAAGAACGAGAACTGCTATTTCTGTCATTCCAACTTTGACGTGCATGAGGATATGCCTGAGAAGTGGATGCATGATCAGGATGTGCATCTGATGGCGGGCTTGAGTTGTGTGGACTGTCATCGTAATGGGCTAGGTCATAATATCGTCCGGGGTTATGAGGGCGAGGCTGAGCACAGCGATAATCCGCTGGCGGCATCGTCTTCGTGCGAGGGCTGTCATTTGCCCAGTGAAGGTGAGAAGCCGAAGGCGGGCAGGTTTGCAGCTCCGGAGCCGGAGCATGCGGGCATACCGACTGTGCATTTTCGTGAGCTGACGTGTACGGCGTGTCATTCGGGGCCGTGGCCCGAGGATGATGCGTATCTTGCGATGACTGCGAGGGCGAACGGTCTTGGCATGCATGGTATAGACAAGACGCCAGGAGTGCTGCCGCACCTGTATTCGCCTGTTTTCAAGGAGAATCCGGACGGCAAGATCGGGCCGTATAAGGTGGTATATCCGAACTTCTGGGCGTATATTGACGGTGAGAATGCTACGCCGCTGGTTCCTGAGAAGGTCAAGCCGATTATCGGCGAGGCGATCGCTGGTGCGAAGCCCGAGCAGCGCGGGAGTTGGCATCAGTTTACGGACGAGCAGGTTGCGAAAGCATTGAAGCTTCTGGCTGATACGACTCCGGAGGGCAGTGCGGCTGGGTATGTTTCCGGCGGGAAGGTGTTCGCTCTGGATAAGGACGGCGAGCTTGTTGTCGAGGAGCATGGTGCTGCGAAGCCTTACGGCTGGCCGATCGCGCATAACGTAAGGCCTGCTGAACAGTCGCTGGGTGTACGCGGCTGCGGGGACTGTCACGAGACGGATTCGCCGATCGTTTTCGGGGATATCCCTGCGGATACGCCGATGGTGTCGCAGCAGGGCGAGGCGATGGAGATGGCGTCGCTGCAGGGCGTTGATCGGACGCACATGAAACTGTTTGCGATGTCGTTCGTGTTCAGACCGATGCTGAAGGTCGTTACGATCCTGTGTTCGGCAGTGATCGCGGCGGTGGTTCTGTTTTATGTTCTAAAGGCGTTCGGATTCGTGACTGTGAAGGCGTCCGACGATGAATCAGCGATATAA
- a CDS encoding Gfo/Idh/MocA family oxidoreductase, translating to MSDKMNRRDFMRSTAAVSAGLAIAPGLFAAEAKEKADDINVAILGAGSQGQVLLDSCLRIPGLRFKAVCDIWEQYNLRKVHRLLMKYRHENNAYIDYREMLDKEKDLDAVIIATPDFWHSEHAIACMEAGLDVYCEKEMSNTIEGAKKMVEAQKKTGQLLQIGHQRRSNPRYLYCKDKLMTNDEILGQVTMINGQWNRSARPDLSAPERYHIPQKVLKQYGFDSMRQFRNWRWYRGLGGGPIVDLGAHQIDVYNWFLGAHPKAVIANGGTDYYDKETHEWYDVVMAVYEYETKKGTVRAFYQTGTTNSNGGYYETFMGDKGTLTISEASSRGALYPENLADIKVAQKWEKFVSSGLVKEPVKEDTGGDEDALLDVRETVAPPAYEIPVTMEKKYHQPHLENFFDAMRGKVELNCPAEDGYASAVTVLKVNEAIQAKKRLEFKPEDFEA from the coding sequence ATGTCTGATAAGATGAATAGAAGAGATTTTATGCGTTCGACTGCGGCTGTTAGTGCGGGTCTTGCGATAGCGCCGGGTCTGTTTGCTGCGGAAGCTAAAGAGAAGGCTGACGATATCAACGTTGCTATACTTGGTGCGGGCAGTCAGGGGCAGGTTCTGCTGGATTCGTGTCTGCGGATACCGGGTCTGCGTTTCAAGGCAGTGTGCGATATATGGGAACAATACAACCTTCGTAAGGTTCATCGTCTGCTGATGAAGTATCGTCACGAAAACAATGCGTATATCGATTATCGTGAGATGCTGGACAAGGAAAAGGATCTGGACGCGGTTATTATCGCAACGCCTGACTTCTGGCACAGCGAGCATGCGATCGCGTGCATGGAAGCTGGACTTGACGTTTACTGCGAAAAGGAAATGTCCAATACCATCGAGGGTGCTAAGAAGATGGTAGAGGCGCAGAAGAAGACGGGTCAGTTGCTGCAGATCGGACATCAGAGGCGTTCGAATCCGAGGTATCTGTACTGCAAAGACAAGCTGATGACCAATGACGAGATACTCGGCCAGGTCACGATGATCAACGGTCAGTGGAACCGTTCGGCGCGGCCGGACCTTTCCGCGCCTGAGCGATATCATATACCGCAGAAAGTGCTGAAGCAGTACGGTTTTGATTCGATGCGACAGTTCCGAAACTGGAGATGGTACCGCGGGCTTGGCGGCGGACCGATCGTGGACCTTGGTGCTCATCAGATCGATGTTTATAACTGGTTCCTCGGTGCACATCCGAAGGCAGTGATCGCAAACGGCGGGACGGATTATTATGATAAGGAAACGCACGAGTGGTACGACGTCGTGATGGCTGTGTACGAGTACGAGACGAAGAAGGGTACGGTACGTGCGTTCTACCAGACCGGTACGACGAACAGCAACGGCGGTTACTACGAGACGTTCATGGGTGACAAGGGTACGCTGACGATATCCGAGGCGTCGAGCCGGGGTGCATTGTATCCGGAGAACCTGGCGGATATCAAGGTCGCTCAGAAGTGGGAGAAGTTCGTATCTTCGGGGCTGGTCAAGGAGCCTGTGAAGGAGGATACGGGCGGCGACGAGGACGCATTGCTGGACGTTCGTGAGACGGTCGCTCCGCCTGCGTACGAGATACCAGTTACGATGGAGAAGAAGTACCATCAGCCGCACCTTGAAAACTTCTTTGATGCTATGCGAGGTAAGGTAGAGCTCAACTGCCCAGCGGAAGACGGGTATGCAAGTGCGGTCACTGTTTTGAAGGTGAACGAGGCGATCCAGGCGAAGAAGCGGCTGGAATTCAAGCCTGAGGATTTCGAAGCCTAA
- a CDS encoding family 16 glycoside hydrolase, with the protein MKKNMAIMIVGVVAIMACNLMAAGPEMPLKEHPAVSAYDGWRLGTQAWSFNRFTFYEGLDKTRSLGLDYIEAYPGQKLSKDGDGKFHHNMSEELRKEVKQKLKDAQIKVVNYGVVGLGNDEAKAREVFEFAKDMGIETIASEPPFEAFDMLDKLCQEYKINLAVHNHPKPSRYWNPDTVLKVAEGRSDYIGACADTGHWVRSGLDPVECLKKLEGRIKSLHFKEIKDGHDVPWGTGAKRAPKLLEELHRQGFEGVFSIEYEYNWSNSVPEMRQCVAFFEKKGRELNPTGWEPLFDEDFANADMKEGSWEWKQGVLTRMGGGDIWTKGKYSDFVLDMEYKLAPKTNSGVFIRTQDHNWLPWIEVQVEDSHGKEIDRHVAGGIFDVLAPSKNAVKPAGKWNRMTIGAKDNKVYVVLNNEPIIDMDLNDWDEAHKNPDGSKNKFNVAYKDLPREGFIGLQDHGQAVWYRNLSIKELQD; encoded by the coding sequence ATGAAGAAAAATATGGCGATTATGATAGTGGGAGTCGTTGCGATAATGGCTTGTAATTTGATGGCGGCTGGGCCGGAAATGCCCTTGAAAGAGCATCCGGCGGTAAGTGCTTATGACGGCTGGCGTCTGGGGACGCAGGCGTGGAGTTTCAATCGTTTTACGTTTTATGAAGGTCTGGACAAGACGCGTTCGCTGGGTCTGGATTATATCGAGGCGTATCCGGGGCAGAAGCTGAGCAAGGATGGTGATGGGAAGTTCCATCATAATATGTCCGAGGAGCTTCGGAAGGAAGTGAAGCAGAAGCTCAAGGATGCTCAGATCAAGGTGGTGAATTACGGCGTTGTCGGACTTGGCAATGACGAGGCGAAGGCACGTGAGGTGTTTGAGTTCGCGAAGGATATGGGGATCGAGACTATCGCTTCGGAGCCTCCTTTTGAGGCGTTTGATATGCTTGATAAGCTGTGCCAGGAGTACAAGATCAATCTGGCTGTTCATAACCACCCTAAGCCTTCGCGGTACTGGAACCCGGATACTGTGCTGAAGGTCGCTGAGGGGCGGAGCGATTATATCGGTGCGTGTGCGGATACGGGGCACTGGGTTCGTTCGGGTCTGGATCCGGTCGAGTGTCTCAAGAAGCTGGAAGGCCGGATCAAGAGTCTGCACTTCAAGGAGATCAAGGACGGTCATGATGTGCCCTGGGGCACGGGTGCGAAGCGTGCGCCTAAGCTGCTTGAGGAGCTGCATCGGCAGGGTTTCGAGGGTGTTTTCTCTATCGAATACGAATACAACTGGAGCAATTCGGTTCCCGAGATGCGTCAGTGTGTTGCGTTTTTTGAGAAGAAGGGCAGAGAGCTGAATCCTACCGGCTGGGAGCCTCTGTTTGATGAGGATTTCGCGAATGCGGATATGAAGGAGGGCTCATGGGAATGGAAGCAGGGCGTTCTGACGCGAATGGGCGGCGGTGATATCTGGACGAAGGGCAAGTATTCTGATTTTGTATTGGATATGGAATACAAGCTGGCGCCGAAGACGAACAGCGGTGTGTTTATCAGGACGCAGGATCACAACTGGCTGCCGTGGATCGAGGTGCAGGTTGAGGATTCGCACGGCAAGGAGATCGACAGGCATGTTGCGGGTGGGATATTCGATGTGCTTGCGCCTTCGAAGAATGCCGTCAAGCCGGCGGGTAAGTGGAACCGGATGACGATCGGGGCGAAAGACAATAAAGTTTACGTAGTGCTTAACAATGAGCCGATAATCGATATGGACCTGAATGACTGGGACGAAGCTCACAAGAATCCGGACGGGTCAAAGAATAAGTTCAATGTCGCCTACAAGGATCTGCCGAGAGAAGGCTTTATCGGTTTGCAGGATCATGGACAGGCGGTCTGGTATAGAAACCTGAGTATAAAAGAATTGCAGGATTAG
- a CDS encoding sugar-binding domain-containing protein: MIERPTKFLLALLIAAILGSFCASAADGESISLAGEWQFSLDEEDVGVDQQWYGKELSETIELPGTTDEAGYGEKTEGSTYGALSRVYKYVGPAWYKKEVIVPADWRDKKLTLFLERVLWESTVWLDGEKIGSYDSLGTPHSYELGVVEPGEHTITVRVDNSMIHMIGEKGHAYGDHMQTIWNGVVGEIKLEARPAVNIGSVKVWPDIDKKLVKVVAGINNETDKRQSVTVDCGVFEVGLDGVRARKKVKFDLEPGEVEKTINLFLGDKMELWDEFDPTLYRAELSLKAGGFFDSYRHSKSVQFGCRKIGHDGTHFVVNGRPTYMRGNLDNVHFPLTGYPAMDVEQWRRIWEISKSYGLNHIRFHSWCPPEAAFEAADKVGIYLQPEIGIWIDKWMLKDFPGLKLFGKDEEVVEYVKRERDRILEAYGNHPSFVMMGIGNELGGGDFDLMAEIMDTARERDPRRLYATSTARQLPESDDYYVSHRTNRGGTRGLRGPSTAWDYDNVLEHMDVPVIAHELGQWPVYPDFDEIDKYTGVLRARNLEGFRESARERGLLELNEEFHEATGALNVLLYKAEIEANMRSEHMAGFHLLGLQDYSGQGEALIGTLDSFYDSKGITTPEKFMRYCDVTVPLLRIEKREWRNDETLAASLQISHFGEEDIAGAVPFWKLVKEDGEVVAEGEFEARDIMVGSLADAGSLSASLEGLTEAQELTITAGLENTDIVNSWKVWVFPAVEVEMPGDVMVAESLNEDVVSHLEDGGRAVVFASNTATEKKVESKFMPVYWSLTWFPGQAGGLGHLIRDEHEALAEFPTDMHTDWQWWDIARGGHVFILNDTPFGFRPIVQPIDDFHRNNKLGAIFETRYGDGKLLVCSWDLPGKAEKSLAAKQLLYSLMQYVGGDEFLPEHELDRDLLGELLMSAQEATLAKLPEGKEKAVLFVDAAGEVDAVEQNVAYDKSKDDVLVGGDGFGYSVAADGMWRDSKGAYWFGEELAVTLDVPEGFIGTLYVHFQDSNMLDRKGEVRFEGRPVSLGEHKDKGKWVAVHVMREDTLDGTITLGAKVTDGPNLMISAIAVVPEG; encoded by the coding sequence ATGATCGAACGACCGACAAAGTTTTTATTGGCTCTTCTAATCGCTGCAATTTTAGGATCCTTTTGTGCTTCCGCTGCGGATGGTGAGAGTATTTCGCTTGCGGGTGAGTGGCAATTCAGTCTCGATGAGGAGGATGTCGGGGTCGATCAGCAGTGGTACGGCAAGGAGCTTTCTGAGACGATCGAGCTGCCCGGGACGACGGATGAGGCGGGTTATGGAGAGAAGACGGAGGGTTCGACTTATGGTGCGCTGAGCAGGGTTTATAAGTATGTCGGGCCGGCGTGGTATAAAAAGGAAGTGATCGTTCCTGCGGACTGGCGGGATAAAAAGTTGACGTTGTTCCTGGAGCGGGTTCTGTGGGAGTCGACTGTCTGGCTGGATGGTGAGAAGATCGGCAGTTATGACAGTCTGGGGACGCCGCACAGTTATGAGCTAGGAGTTGTCGAGCCTGGTGAGCACACGATCACGGTGCGGGTGGATAATTCGATGATACATATGATCGGCGAGAAGGGGCATGCGTACGGCGATCATATGCAGACGATCTGGAACGGCGTGGTTGGGGAGATCAAGCTTGAAGCGAGGCCCGCGGTTAATATTGGTTCAGTGAAGGTGTGGCCGGATATTGATAAGAAACTCGTGAAGGTCGTTGCTGGGATAAACAACGAGACTGATAAGCGGCAGTCGGTGACGGTTGACTGCGGGGTTTTTGAGGTCGGGCTCGACGGGGTCAGGGCAAGGAAGAAGGTGAAGTTCGATCTTGAGCCTGGGGAGGTGGAGAAGACGATCAATCTGTTTTTGGGCGATAAGATGGAGCTGTGGGATGAATTCGATCCGACGCTTTATCGGGCAGAGCTTTCGCTGAAGGCGGGCGGTTTTTTTGACTCGTACAGGCACAGCAAGTCGGTGCAGTTCGGATGCAGGAAGATAGGGCATGACGGGACGCATTTTGTGGTGAACGGTCGGCCGACGTATATGCGGGGCAATCTGGATAATGTGCATTTTCCGCTGACGGGCTATCCGGCGATGGATGTTGAGCAGTGGAGGCGGATATGGGAGATCAGCAAATCTTACGGGCTCAATCATATTCGTTTTCATTCGTGGTGTCCGCCTGAGGCTGCGTTCGAGGCGGCGGATAAGGTTGGGATATATCTGCAGCCTGAGATCGGTATCTGGATCGACAAGTGGATGCTGAAGGATTTTCCGGGGCTGAAGCTGTTTGGTAAGGATGAGGAAGTTGTCGAGTATGTGAAGAGGGAGCGTGACAGGATACTGGAGGCGTACGGGAACCATCCGTCGTTCGTGATGATGGGTATTGGCAATGAGCTCGGCGGCGGTGATTTCGATCTGATGGCGGAGATCATGGATACTGCCCGGGAGCGTGATCCGCGGAGGCTTTATGCGACGTCGACGGCGAGGCAGTTGCCGGAGAGTGACGATTATTATGTTTCACACAGGACGAACAGGGGCGGGACGCGTGGGTTGAGGGGGCCCAGTACTGCGTGGGATTATGACAATGTGCTGGAGCATATGGATGTGCCGGTGATAGCGCACGAGCTTGGGCAGTGGCCGGTGTATCCGGATTTTGATGAGATAGACAAGTATACGGGCGTGCTGCGGGCGCGTAATCTGGAGGGGTTCCGGGAGTCCGCCAGGGAGAGGGGGCTGCTGGAGCTGAACGAGGAATTTCATGAAGCGACCGGGGCGCTGAACGTGCTTTTGTATAAGGCTGAGATCGAGGCGAATATGCGTTCGGAGCACATGGCGGGATTTCATCTGCTGGGGCTGCAGGATTATTCCGGGCAGGGTGAGGCGCTGATCGGGACGCTGGATTCGTTTTATGACAGCAAGGGGATCACGACGCCTGAGAAGTTTATGCGGTACTGTGATGTGACGGTTCCGCTGCTGAGGATCGAAAAACGCGAGTGGCGAAACGATGAGACGCTGGCGGCGTCGCTGCAGATATCGCATTTCGGGGAGGAGGATATTGCAGGTGCTGTGCCGTTCTGGAAGCTGGTGAAGGAGGACGGCGAGGTGGTCGCGGAGGGTGAGTTTGAGGCTCGGGATATAATGGTCGGGTCGCTGGCTGATGCGGGTTCGCTTAGTGCGTCGCTTGAGGGTTTGACGGAGGCGCAGGAGCTAACGATCACGGCGGGGCTTGAGAATACCGACATCGTGAACAGTTGGAAGGTGTGGGTGTTCCCGGCGGTCGAGGTTGAGATGCCGGGTGATGTGATGGTGGCGGAGTCGCTGAATGAGGACGTCGTGAGCCATCTTGAAGATGGAGGCAGGGCGGTTGTGTTCGCTTCGAATACGGCGACGGAGAAGAAGGTGGAAAGCAAGTTTATGCCGGTGTACTGGTCGCTGACGTGGTTTCCGGGGCAGGCGGGGGGACTTGGGCATCTGATACGGGATGAGCATGAGGCGCTTGCGGAGTTTCCTACTGACATGCATACCGACTGGCAGTGGTGGGATATTGCGCGGGGCGGGCATGTTTTCATTCTAAACGATACGCCTTTTGGTTTCAGGCCGATCGTTCAGCCGATCGATGATTTCCATCGGAACAATAAGCTGGGTGCGATATTTGAGACGAGATATGGCGACGGCAAGCTGCTGGTGTGCAGTTGGGATCTGCCGGGCAAGGCGGAGAAGAGTCTGGCTGCGAAGCAGTTGCTGTACAGTCTGATGCAGTATGTGGGCGGGGATGAGTTTTTGCCCGAGCATGAGCTGGATCGTGATTTGCTGGGTGAGCTGCTAATGTCGGCCCAGGAGGCGACGCTCGCCAAGCTGCCGGAGGGCAAGGAGAAGGCGGTTCTGTTTGTCGATGCTGCTGGGGAGGTTGATGCGGTTGAGCAGAATGTGGCGTACGATAAGAGTAAAGATGATGTGCTAGTCGGCGGTGATGGTTTTGGTTATTCGGTCGCTGCTGACGGCATGTGGCGGGACAGCAAGGGTGCCTACTGGTTTGGTGAAGAGCTGGCGGTGACTCTGGACGTGCCGGAGGGCTTTATCGGTACGCTCTATGTGCATTTCCAGGATTCGAATATGCTGGACAGGAAGGGTGAGGTTCGGTTTGAGGGTCGGCCTGTGAGCCTTGGAGAGCATAAGGATAAGGGGAAATGGGTTGCGGTCCATGTGATGCGTGAGGATACGCTGGACGGGACGATCACGCTTGGTGCGAAGGTGACGGATGGTCCGAATCTGATGATCTCGGCGATCGCGGTTGTGCCCGAGGGCTAA
- a CDS encoding Gfo/Idh/MocA family protein codes for MAGHGSKSKDGISRRQFMGSAAAAAAAFTVVPSYVIGANGQTPPSEKLNIAAIGAGGMGAGNLRAMSGENIVALCDVDDKRAAGSYERFPDAKRYKDFRVMLEKQKDIDAVLIATPDHTHAVAAMAAMQAGKHVYVQKPLTYTVNEARVLTEAARKYKVATQMGNQGHSGEGCRLIHEWIHDGAIGPVREVHCWTNRPIWPQGIVKPAEAQEVPSTMDWDLWVGPSRMREYNSAYAPFNWRGWIDYGCGSLGDMGCHIMDAAVYALDLTKPSSVIASVSKDPTGEWKIDDRSGTYPAASVVHYTFPARGSMPPVKLHWYDGGIMPERPEDLEPGRRMPDSGTIFVGDKGKIMSGTYGGGPRIIPETKMRAYDRPERTLERVEGSHEQNWIDACKGGKPAVSNFEYAGPFTEMVLLGNIAVLNPDQRLNWDADAMKITNNEEANAWVKREYRQGWSL; via the coding sequence ATGGCAGGACATGGTTCTAAGAGCAAGGACGGAATTTCACGCAGACAGTTTATGGGTTCAGCGGCAGCGGCAGCGGCTGCATTTACGGTCGTTCCGAGTTATGTGATCGGAGCGAACGGTCAGACACCGCCGAGCGAGAAGCTCAATATTGCGGCTATAGGTGCCGGCGGGATGGGGGCCGGCAATCTGCGGGCCATGTCGGGTGAGAATATAGTTGCTTTGTGTGACGTTGATGACAAGCGGGCAGCGGGGAGCTATGAGAGGTTTCCGGATGCGAAGCGTTATAAGGATTTCCGTGTGATGCTGGAAAAGCAGAAGGATATCGATGCGGTTCTTATAGCGACGCCTGATCATACGCATGCAGTTGCTGCGATGGCGGCTATGCAGGCGGGCAAGCATGTTTATGTGCAGAAGCCGCTGACTTATACCGTGAATGAAGCTCGTGTGTTGACTGAGGCGGCTCGGAAGTACAAGGTTGCTACGCAGATGGGTAACCAGGGGCATTCGGGTGAAGGATGTCGTCTGATCCATGAGTGGATCCATGACGGTGCGATCGGGCCGGTGCGTGAGGTTCATTGCTGGACGAATCGACCGATCTGGCCGCAGGGAATTGTTAAACCTGCTGAGGCGCAAGAAGTTCCGTCTACTATGGACTGGGATCTTTGGGTCGGTCCGTCGCGGATGCGTGAGTACAACAGTGCGTATGCTCCGTTTAACTGGCGCGGCTGGATCGATTACGGCTGCGGATCGCTTGGTGATATGGGTTGTCATATCATGGATGCTGCGGTTTATGCGTTGGATCTTACCAAGCCTTCGAGTGTGATCGCGTCGGTGAGCAAGGATCCGACAGGAGAATGGAAGATCGATGATCGGTCGGGGACATATCCTGCTGCTTCGGTTGTGCATTATACATTCCCGGCACGCGGATCAATGCCTCCGGTTAAGTTGCACTGGTATGACGGCGGGATCATGCCTGAGCGTCCCGAAGACCTTGAGCCCGGCCGACGGATGCCTGACAGCGGCACGATATTTGTGGGCGACAAGGGTAAGATCATGAGCGGCACTTACGGCGGCGGTCCTCGTATTATACCTGAGACGAAGATGCGGGCCTATGACAGACCTGAGCGGACTCTCGAGCGTGTTGAGGGCAGTCATGAGCAGAACTGGATCGATGCTTGCAAGGGCGGTAAGCCTGCAGTTTCGAACTTCGAGTATGCCGGGCCGTTCACTGAGATGGTTCTGCTGGGTAATATTGCAGTGCTCAATCCGGATCAGCGTCTGAACTGGGATGCTGATGCAATGAAGATCACGAACAATGAAGAAGCTAACGCCTGGGTCAAGCGTGAGTACAGGCAGGGCTGGTCCCTGTAG